One segment of Curtobacterium poinsettiae DNA contains the following:
- a CDS encoding TlpA family protein disulfide reductase, protein MTVGTAVAVLVGVLALTTVLGLLLRHRTGRARSAGTGASTRQDADGLALDTDYGTAATFVQFSTPTCARCPATRRQLDAVADQHEGVRRIEIDLAEHPELARRFDVMQTPTVLLLDADRTIRTRFGGPPRPPELAAALDAVLTTGSTDTTRGTDTSGTTGNQESR, encoded by the coding sequence GTGACCGTCGGAACCGCAGTGGCCGTGCTCGTGGGGGTCCTCGCGCTCACCACGGTCCTCGGTCTCCTGCTCCGCCACCGGACCGGTCGAGCCCGATCGGCGGGGACCGGCGCGTCGACGAGGCAGGACGCAGACGGCCTCGCGCTCGACACCGATTACGGCACTGCCGCCACGTTCGTCCAGTTCTCCACGCCGACCTGTGCGCGGTGCCCGGCCACCCGGCGCCAGCTCGACGCTGTCGCAGACCAGCACGAGGGCGTCCGACGCATCGAGATTGACCTCGCCGAGCACCCCGAACTCGCTCGTCGCTTCGACGTGATGCAGACGCCGACGGTCCTGCTGCTCGACGCCGACCGCACGATTCGCACCCGCTTCGGAGGCCCACCCCGCCCGCCCGAGCTCGCCGCAGCCCTCGACGCCGTCCTGACCACAGGCAGCACAGACACCACACGCGGCACAGACACCTCAGGCACCACCGGCAACCAGGAGTCCCGATGA
- a CDS encoding HNH endonuclease family protein, protein MTSRRRRSRITLTSVLVVLALAVGGYALDATGALGPDADAAGTTAAGGPTAVETTTIGPQQASSGASPASSPTVSRGTDADAVRARTQLADLPVKGKAAGTGYDRTGDFGSAWLDVDHNGCDTRNDVLARDLADITREGRCKVLTGTLVSPYTGATVDFVRGNTTSTLVQIDHVVALENAWRTGAQRLTEAERQALANDPVNLFAVDGRSNSQKGSGDAATWLPANKAFRCTYIEHQVTVKAKYRLWVAPAERDAMVRVLDAC, encoded by the coding sequence ATGACGTCCCGCCGACGCCGCAGCCGCATCACCCTGACCTCCGTCCTCGTCGTCCTGGCTCTCGCCGTCGGTGGCTACGCCCTCGACGCCACCGGGGCCCTCGGCCCGGACGCCGACGCCGCGGGCACGACCGCGGCGGGCGGCCCCACGGCCGTGGAGACGACCACGATCGGACCGCAGCAGGCGTCGTCGGGGGCGAGCCCCGCCTCCAGTCCGACCGTCAGCCGCGGAACCGACGCCGACGCGGTCCGTGCACGCACCCAGCTCGCCGATCTGCCCGTCAAGGGCAAGGCGGCCGGCACCGGCTACGACCGCACCGGCGACTTCGGCAGCGCCTGGCTCGACGTCGACCACAACGGGTGCGACACCCGGAACGACGTCCTCGCCCGCGACCTCGCCGACATCACCCGCGAGGGCCGCTGCAAGGTCCTCACGGGCACCCTCGTCTCGCCGTACACCGGGGCGACCGTCGACTTCGTCCGCGGCAACACGACCTCGACGCTCGTGCAGATCGACCACGTCGTCGCGCTCGAGAACGCCTGGCGCACCGGAGCCCAGCGGCTCACCGAAGCCGAACGGCAGGCGCTGGCGAACGACCCGGTGAACCTGTTCGCCGTCGACGGCCGGTCGAACTCGCAGAAGGGCTCCGGCGACGCGGCGACCTGGCTGCCCGCGAACAAGGCGTTCCGCTGCACCTACATCGAGCACCAGGTCACGGTGAAGGCGAAGTACCGCCTGTGGGTGGCTCCGGCGGAGCGGGACGCGATGGTGCGGGTGCTGGACGCCTGCTGA
- a CDS encoding nuclease-related domain-containing protein, with product MGEHTITADRPSPKGTAPLTLRARKPGYAVMQQCLAIQAEGRALTTWQRFWGHDPLRPEARSWFKGAIGERHVAAQLEALGPDCTVLHAVPVGKGSTDIDHVVVGPTGVFSINTKNHSGHAVWAGGRTLMVNGQRTPHLHRALAEGERATALLSAAAGGPILVQPILVVEAAELRFGKKPPAAVILEPERLGSWIRGLPRVHSDEAVRFLSMLAEERRTWHVDAVVIDDTLRHVQRFERLEREIAGARSRRSLMRRARVLAVLAVPAGGLLGYWWAVAAAAMAAA from the coding sequence ATGGGGGAGCACACGATCACCGCGGACCGTCCGAGCCCGAAGGGAACGGCGCCGCTGACACTCCGCGCCCGTAAGCCCGGGTACGCCGTGATGCAGCAGTGTCTCGCGATCCAGGCCGAGGGCCGCGCGCTGACGACCTGGCAGCGGTTCTGGGGGCACGACCCGCTCCGGCCGGAAGCCCGTTCGTGGTTCAAGGGAGCGATCGGCGAGCGGCATGTCGCGGCCCAGCTCGAGGCACTCGGCCCGGACTGCACGGTCCTGCACGCTGTCCCGGTCGGGAAGGGCAGCACGGACATCGATCACGTCGTCGTCGGTCCGACCGGTGTCTTCTCGATCAACACGAAGAACCACTCCGGTCACGCGGTCTGGGCGGGCGGACGCACACTGATGGTGAACGGCCAGCGGACGCCGCACCTGCACCGCGCGCTGGCCGAGGGGGAGCGTGCGACTGCCCTGCTGTCGGCCGCAGCGGGCGGTCCGATCCTCGTGCAGCCGATCCTGGTGGTCGAGGCCGCCGAACTCCGGTTCGGCAAGAAGCCGCCGGCAGCCGTGATCCTCGAGCCCGAGCGTCTGGGCAGCTGGATCCGCGGGCTTCCCCGCGTGCACTCCGACGAAGCCGTGCGCTTCCTGTCGATGCTGGCGGAGGAACGGCGTACCTGGCACGTCGACGCCGTCGTCATCGACGACACACTCCGCCACGTCCAGCGCTTCGAGCGACTCGAACGCGAGATCGCCGGAGCTCGCTCCCGCCGCAGCCTCATGCGTCGGGCTCGGGTCCTCGCGGTCCTGGCCGTTCCGGCGGGCGGTCTGCTCGGGTACTGGTGGGCCGTCGCAGCCGCGGCGATGGCGGCTGCCTGA
- a CDS encoding TM0106 family RecB-like putative nuclease yields the protein MQIGVDGHVLLSPSDLSTWSACEWAFLRRLDAKLGRGEALPEAHDDMLERTARLGDQHELDYLDILKQTRDVVEFARPAPPDYARAAAEAQQAFADGADVLYQPTFHAAPSVDAPGFIGFADFIIRNDRGEYEVYDTKLARHAKISALLQLAAYAEQMQAHGIPTGGQVHLVLGDRTTTTHDLADIAPVYRTQRAELQRVIAERIAADEPLRWGDPRYSSCGRCAVCSTQVAEHRDLVLVAGMRLDQRAKLIKHEVRTIDDLAVRTRAVPGLSRATQDRLVRQASLQIESEDARRKGADGPGQPVTPRFEVLDARALDAIPAPDPGDVFFDFEGDPLHTEDGVHWGLDYLFGLVDDQAEFTAFWAHTIRDERQALVDFLAFIQARREQYPGMHIYHYAAYERTHLLSLAARHGVGEDAVDDLLRAGVLVDLYPIVRKALVVGSHSYSIKKLEPLYMGSDLRESDVTNAADSITAYVDAIEELRNGDAVEGQRMLDQVADYNAYDCRSTLRLRDWLRSLRTGDPDAADPALELEVPPIPVEREPNPVYVALAAQLADVDALDRTPDQTALALAAAAIDYHRREAKTFWQDHFDRLRNPVDDWADTRDVLVVERASVERDWDTLPRARSQSRELRLSGTLAPGSRLRPGGTPHLVYDDPLPPSVVSPGPGSKGASARAVIVDLWDNGDAVEVLVKEGLPVGGEPHHEFPVALAPSAPPRAKPQPEAIAWWGQAVLDELPEMLPDPALDLLRRVPPRGRIVPVQGDDTVSAVVSTLLDLDHSYLAIQGPPGTGKTYVGSNVVARLVREYGWRVGVVGQSHATSENFLTSVVSAGVPADRVVKVPKSGATEDELDAAAWTPVKNGAAVAVFLSSCEASGAGGVVGGTAWTFANESTIERRSLDLLVVDEAGQFSLAPTIASSVAATRLLLLGDPQQLPQVSQGSHPEPVDESALGWLADGQHVLPPEFGYFLARTRRMEPALTESVSALSYDGQLASMVSGRHLDGIDAGVHPVPVVHAGNTTSSAEEASRVVALVGDVVGRTWTDGSDTRALTDEDVIVVAPYNAQGALIRQELDRAGFAGTQVGTVDLFQGREAVVSIVSLAASSAADIPRGLDFLLMPNRLNVAISRAKWAAYLVHSPALTTGLPPSISGLSLLSRFIELVEPRPQAVRA from the coding sequence ATGCAGATCGGCGTCGACGGGCACGTGCTGCTCAGCCCGAGTGACCTGAGCACGTGGTCGGCCTGCGAGTGGGCGTTCCTCCGCCGCCTCGACGCCAAGCTCGGTCGCGGGGAAGCGCTGCCGGAGGCGCACGACGACATGCTCGAGCGCACGGCACGGCTGGGGGACCAGCACGAGCTCGACTACCTCGACATCCTCAAGCAGACCCGCGACGTCGTCGAGTTCGCCCGCCCCGCCCCGCCGGACTACGCGCGCGCCGCAGCCGAAGCACAACAGGCCTTCGCCGACGGTGCCGACGTGCTGTACCAGCCGACGTTCCACGCAGCACCCTCGGTCGACGCGCCCGGCTTCATCGGCTTCGCGGACTTCATCATCCGGAACGACCGCGGCGAGTACGAGGTCTACGACACCAAGCTCGCCCGCCACGCCAAGATCAGCGCCCTGCTGCAGCTCGCCGCGTACGCCGAGCAGATGCAGGCGCACGGCATCCCCACCGGTGGGCAGGTGCACCTGGTGCTCGGCGACCGGACGACGACCACGCACGACCTCGCCGACATCGCGCCGGTGTACCGCACGCAGCGCGCCGAGCTGCAGCGGGTCATCGCCGAGCGCATCGCGGCAGACGAACCGCTGCGATGGGGCGACCCGCGCTACTCGAGCTGTGGCCGATGCGCTGTCTGCTCGACGCAGGTCGCCGAGCACCGTGACCTCGTCCTCGTCGCCGGCATGCGCCTCGACCAACGGGCCAAGCTGATCAAACACGAGGTGCGGACGATCGACGACCTGGCGGTCCGCACCCGGGCAGTACCGGGCTTGTCCCGCGCGACGCAGGATCGGCTGGTACGGCAGGCGAGCCTCCAGATCGAGTCGGAAGACGCCCGACGGAAGGGCGCCGACGGGCCGGGCCAGCCCGTCACGCCGCGCTTCGAGGTCCTCGACGCCCGCGCGCTCGACGCCATCCCGGCGCCCGACCCGGGCGACGTGTTCTTCGACTTCGAGGGCGACCCGCTGCACACCGAGGACGGCGTGCACTGGGGCCTCGACTACCTGTTCGGCCTGGTCGACGACCAGGCCGAGTTCACGGCGTTCTGGGCGCACACCATCCGCGATGAGCGGCAGGCGCTGGTCGACTTCCTCGCGTTCATCCAGGCGCGGCGCGAGCAGTACCCCGGCATGCACATCTACCACTACGCGGCCTACGAGCGGACGCACCTGCTGTCGCTCGCCGCCCGGCACGGCGTGGGCGAGGACGCCGTCGACGACCTGCTGCGCGCCGGGGTCCTGGTCGACCTGTACCCGATCGTCCGCAAGGCCCTGGTCGTCGGCAGCCACAGCTACTCCATCAAGAAGCTCGAACCGCTGTACATGGGGTCGGACCTGCGCGAGAGCGACGTCACGAACGCGGCGGACAGCATCACCGCCTACGTCGACGCGATCGAGGAACTCCGGAACGGTGACGCCGTCGAGGGGCAGCGGATGCTCGACCAGGTCGCCGACTACAACGCCTACGACTGCCGCTCGACCCTGCGCCTACGCGACTGGCTCCGCTCGCTGCGTACCGGGGACCCCGACGCGGCCGACCCGGCGCTCGAGCTCGAAGTCCCGCCGATCCCCGTCGAGCGCGAGCCGAACCCGGTGTACGTCGCCCTGGCCGCGCAACTCGCGGACGTCGATGCCCTCGACCGCACTCCCGACCAGACCGCGTTGGCGCTCGCCGCAGCCGCGATCGACTACCACCGCCGCGAGGCCAAGACCTTCTGGCAGGACCACTTCGACCGCCTGCGGAATCCGGTCGACGACTGGGCCGACACGCGTGACGTCCTGGTCGTGGAGCGTGCGTCGGTCGAGCGCGACTGGGACACGCTGCCGCGTGCACGCTCGCAGTCGCGGGAACTTCGGTTGTCGGGGACGCTCGCGCCCGGCTCGCGGCTCCGGCCTGGAGGCACGCCCCACCTCGTCTACGACGACCCACTCCCGCCGTCGGTCGTGTCTCCGGGCCCCGGGTCGAAGGGTGCTTCGGCGCGCGCCGTGATCGTGGACTTGTGGGACAACGGCGATGCGGTCGAGGTGCTCGTGAAAGAAGGACTGCCCGTCGGTGGCGAGCCGCACCACGAGTTCCCCGTGGCGCTCGCCCCGTCGGCACCGCCCCGTGCGAAGCCCCAGCCCGAGGCGATCGCGTGGTGGGGCCAGGCCGTCCTCGACGAGCTGCCCGAGATGCTGCCCGACCCCGCGCTCGACCTGCTGCGCCGTGTGCCTCCTCGTGGCCGGATCGTCCCGGTGCAGGGCGACGACACGGTGTCGGCCGTCGTGTCGACCCTGCTCGACCTCGACCACTCGTACCTGGCGATCCAGGGGCCTCCCGGCACGGGCAAGACCTACGTCGGCTCGAACGTCGTCGCCCGGCTCGTCCGCGAGTACGGCTGGCGCGTCGGGGTCGTCGGGCAGTCCCACGCGACGTCGGAGAACTTCCTGACCTCGGTCGTGAGCGCCGGCGTCCCCGCGGACCGGGTCGTGAAGGTGCCGAAGTCCGGTGCGACCGAGGACGAGCTCGACGCCGCCGCGTGGACGCCCGTGAAGAACGGTGCCGCCGTCGCCGTGTTCCTGTCATCGTGCGAGGCATCCGGCGCCGGCGGCGTGGTCGGCGGCACGGCGTGGACGTTCGCGAACGAGTCGACGATCGAGCGTCGTTCCCTCGACCTGCTCGTGGTCGACGAGGCCGGGCAGTTCTCCCTGGCCCCGACCATCGCATCGTCCGTCGCCGCGACCCGCCTCCTGCTGCTCGGGGACCCCCAGCAGCTGCCCCAGGTGTCGCAGGGCTCGCACCCCGAGCCCGTCGACGAGTCAGCGCTCGGCTGGCTCGCCGACGGCCAGCACGTCCTGCCGCCCGAGTTCGGGTACTTCCTCGCTCGCACCCGCCGCATGGAGCCCGCACTGACCGAGTCCGTCTCGGCCCTGTCCTACGACGGGCAACTGGCCTCGATGGTCTCCGGGCGGCACCTCGACGGCATCGACGCCGGCGTGCACCCCGTGCCGGTCGTGCACGCCGGCAACACGACGTCCTCTGCTGAAGAGGCCTCCCGGGTCGTCGCGCTCGTCGGTGACGTCGTCGGCCGCACGTGGACGGACGGCTCCGACACCCGCGCCCTGACCGACGAGGACGTCATCGTGGTCGCGCCGTACAACGCGCAGGGTGCACTGATCCGGCAGGAGCTCGATCGCGCTGGCTTCGCCGGCACCCAGGTCGGCACGGTCGACCTGTTCCAGGGCCGCGAAGCCGTCGTGTCGATCGTGTCCCTGGCGGCGTCGAGTGCGGCAGACATCCCGCGCGGCCTCGACTTCCTGCTCATGCCGAACCGGTTGAACGTGGCCATCTCGCGGGCGAAGTGGGCGGCGTACCTCGTGCACTCGCCCGCGCTGACCACGGGGCTGCCCCCGTCGATCTCCGGGCTCTCGCTGCTGTCCCGCTTCATCGAGCTCGTCGAGCCCCGCCCGCAGGCCGTCCGAGCCTGA
- a CDS encoding DEAD/DEAH box helicase: MPAAPMIDAVDVIRFVGPQTFGRARDVVRAGLVDDATWHDHDGTVTAVVSGTADDPYELRVDTTPARGDFVRPVRSTCSCPLGGDCKHVAAALLTINARALAANAGPRPETPAPPPSDWRHDLARLAGDDERAPTPQGTRMGLQFELRDAVPAKLASRARAAGRALPAPSRSVRLGVRPVTRSDAGNWVRGQLTWGTLPYSQNRLGVGAEQHAWFLQLAALHRAGQLAGLPGESDWLHLDDFRSPLLWPLLQQAAALDIAFVTGKREGGAVLGTQAQVLLDVARHYDAVVIGASAVLDGRPVPPGAARMIGDHGVYVFRESPEFAVAVAPTPAPVPEDQRRMLLEGTRITVPTAEVDEFLADWSPRLRGALGLVSSDGSVELPERTPPELVLTATFEPARAPRTDDRVHLHWRWHVDGRKDPVSLHGPLPDLSGLRAADDPAGGPVADPAAAVEPTTATTQADDATRAGTPERPAGPGGGLDWFQDGTIDGADVAVFANEFLPELPSLDVRTVVQGERLDYERLSGRPHIRVTTMPSDKHDWFDLGIIVSVNGKQIPFTPLLTALASRQRRLKLVDNSYLSLADPAFDRLKELIDEARDLDEWEPDQPIAVTPLHAGLWSEFDLLADETSHDERWQAIASGLLGATPPGDVPVPDTVHADLRPYQHAGYAWLSFLVTHGIGGVLADDMGLGKTLQVLAMVAARRAAEPDAPPFLVVAPTSVVGNWAAEAAKFVPSLRVATVTSTSLKDPGLVARTAAASDVVVTSYALLRLDARAWTDLPWSALVLDEAQFVKNPQSQTHRVASELQAPVKFAITGTPLENGLTDLWALFHIVAPGLLSTWTRFGDDYVKPLASPDLRGEARQELTGRLRRRIRPLMLRRTKEAVAADLPPKQEQVVRVTLDPAHRELYERTLNRERLKVLDLIDDLSKNRMIVFRSLTLLRMLALSPALVSSGVSGSASSDSPLSPATPIPSAKLDLLLDELEQLAAEGRRALVFSQFTSFLRMVSDALDARGIGYEYLDGSTRKRPEVIERFRQGTAPAFLISLKAGGFGLTLTEADTVFVLDPWWNPAAESQAVDRTHRIGQTRSVSVQRFIAEDTIEEKVLALAARKAELFATMIDDDALFADDLTADDIRSLLT, from the coding sequence GTGCCTGCTGCCCCGATGATCGACGCCGTGGACGTCATCCGCTTCGTCGGGCCGCAGACCTTCGGTCGCGCACGCGACGTCGTCCGCGCCGGACTGGTGGACGACGCCACCTGGCACGACCACGACGGCACGGTCACCGCGGTCGTGTCCGGCACCGCCGACGACCCGTACGAACTCCGCGTCGACACCACCCCGGCGCGCGGCGACTTCGTCCGCCCTGTCCGCAGCACCTGCAGCTGCCCGCTCGGCGGCGACTGCAAGCACGTCGCGGCCGCGCTCCTCACCATCAACGCCCGTGCCCTCGCCGCGAACGCCGGCCCACGCCCGGAGACGCCGGCTCCGCCGCCCTCGGACTGGAGGCACGACCTCGCCCGCCTCGCCGGTGACGACGAGCGGGCGCCCACCCCGCAGGGCACCCGGATGGGGCTGCAGTTCGAGTTGCGTGACGCGGTCCCCGCCAAGCTCGCCTCGCGAGCCCGTGCCGCCGGCCGTGCCCTGCCGGCACCGTCCCGCAGTGTGCGGCTCGGGGTCCGGCCGGTGACCCGCAGCGACGCCGGCAACTGGGTGCGCGGGCAGCTGACCTGGGGCACGCTCCCCTACTCGCAGAACCGGCTCGGCGTCGGTGCCGAGCAGCACGCCTGGTTCCTGCAGCTCGCCGCCCTGCACCGCGCCGGGCAGCTCGCGGGCCTGCCGGGTGAGAGCGACTGGCTGCACCTCGACGACTTCCGGAGCCCCCTGCTCTGGCCGCTCCTGCAGCAGGCCGCGGCGCTCGACATCGCGTTCGTCACCGGCAAGCGCGAGGGCGGGGCGGTGCTCGGCACGCAGGCCCAGGTGCTGCTCGACGTCGCCCGGCACTACGACGCCGTGGTGATCGGCGCGAGTGCCGTGCTCGACGGCCGCCCCGTGCCGCCCGGTGCAGCGCGCATGATCGGCGACCACGGCGTCTACGTGTTCCGCGAGAGCCCCGAGTTCGCCGTCGCCGTTGCCCCGACCCCGGCACCGGTGCCCGAGGACCAGCGCCGCATGCTCCTGGAGGGCACCCGGATCACGGTGCCGACCGCCGAGGTCGACGAGTTCCTGGCCGACTGGTCGCCACGGCTGCGCGGAGCCCTCGGGCTGGTCAGCTCCGACGGCTCGGTGGAGCTGCCCGAGCGCACCCCGCCCGAGCTCGTGCTCACCGCGACGTTCGAACCGGCACGGGCGCCGCGCACCGACGACCGCGTGCACCTGCACTGGCGCTGGCACGTCGACGGTCGGAAGGACCCGGTGTCCCTGCACGGCCCGCTCCCCGACCTCTCCGGGCTCCGTGCGGCCGACGACCCGGCCGGCGGTCCCGTCGCGGACCCGGCCGCGGCGGTGGAGCCGACCACGGCGACGACGCAGGCCGACGACGCGACGCGGGCCGGGACTCCCGAGCGCCCTGCGGGACCGGGTGGCGGACTGGACTGGTTCCAGGACGGCACCATCGACGGAGCTGACGTCGCGGTCTTCGCGAACGAGTTCCTGCCCGAGCTGCCGTCGCTCGACGTCCGCACCGTCGTGCAGGGCGAGCGGCTCGACTACGAGCGGTTGAGCGGGCGGCCGCACATCCGCGTGACGACGATGCCGTCGGACAAGCACGACTGGTTCGACCTCGGCATCATCGTCAGCGTCAACGGCAAGCAGATCCCGTTCACGCCGCTGCTCACCGCCCTCGCGAGCCGGCAGCGCCGGTTGAAGCTCGTCGACAACTCGTACCTGTCACTGGCCGACCCCGCGTTCGACCGGCTCAAGGAGCTCATCGACGAGGCCCGCGACCTGGACGAGTGGGAGCCCGACCAGCCCATCGCCGTGACCCCGCTGCACGCCGGGCTGTGGTCGGAGTTCGACCTGCTGGCCGACGAGACCTCGCACGACGAGCGGTGGCAGGCGATCGCCTCGGGGCTGCTCGGGGCGACTCCCCCGGGGGACGTCCCCGTGCCGGACACCGTGCACGCCGACCTGCGGCCGTACCAGCACGCCGGGTACGCGTGGCTGTCGTTCCTGGTGACGCACGGCATCGGCGGGGTGCTCGCCGACGACATGGGGCTCGGCAAGACGCTGCAGGTGCTGGCGATGGTCGCCGCCCGTCGTGCCGCGGAGCCCGACGCTCCCCCGTTCCTCGTCGTCGCGCCGACCTCGGTCGTCGGCAACTGGGCGGCCGAGGCGGCGAAGTTCGTGCCGTCGCTGCGGGTCGCGACGGTGACCTCGACGTCGCTGAAGGACCCGGGGCTCGTCGCCCGGACCGCCGCTGCGTCGGACGTCGTCGTCACCTCGTACGCGCTGCTCCGGCTCGACGCCCGCGCCTGGACCGATCTGCCGTGGTCGGCGCTGGTGCTCGACGAGGCCCAGTTCGTGAAGAACCCGCAGTCCCAGACCCACCGCGTGGCGTCGGAGCTGCAGGCACCGGTGAAGTTCGCGATCACCGGCACACCGCTCGAGAACGGCCTGACCGACCTGTGGGCGCTGTTCCACATCGTCGCGCCCGGGCTGCTGTCCACCTGGACCCGGTTCGGCGACGACTACGTCAAGCCCCTCGCCTCCCCAGACCTGCGCGGCGAGGCCCGGCAGGAGCTCACGGGGCGACTGCGCCGACGGATCCGGCCGCTCATGCTCCGGCGCACCAAGGAAGCCGTCGCGGCCGACCTGCCGCCGAAGCAGGAGCAGGTGGTCCGGGTCACGCTCGACCCCGCGCACCGCGAGCTGTACGAGCGCACGCTCAACCGGGAGCGCCTGAAGGTCCTCGACCTCATCGACGACCTGTCGAAGAACCGGATGATCGTGTTCCGGTCGCTGACGCTGCTGCGGATGCTCGCACTGTCGCCGGCGCTGGTGTCGTCCGGGGTGTCCGGGTCGGCGTCATCGGACTCGCCCCTGTCGCCGGCGACGCCGATCCCCTCCGCCAAGCTCGACCTGCTGCTCGACGAACTCGAACAACTCGCGGCAGAGGGCCGTCGCGCCCTGGTGTTCAGCCAGTTCACCTCGTTCCTGCGGATGGTGTCCGACGCCCTCGACGCCCGTGGCATCGGCTACGAGTACCTCGACGGCTCCACGCGCAAGCGCCCCGAGGTCATCGAGCGCTTCCGGCAGGGCACCGCCCCGGCGTTCCTCATCTCGTTGAAGGCCGGCGGGTTCGGGCTCACCCTGACCGAGGCGGACACCGTGTTCGTGCTCGACCCGTGGTGGAACCCCGCCGCCGAGTCCCAGGCCGTCGACCGCACGCACCGCATCGGGCAGACCCGCTCGGTGAGCGTCCAGCGGTTCATCGCCGAGGACACCATCGAGGAGAAGGTCCTCGCCCTCGCCGCCCGCAAGGCCGAGCTGTTCGCCACGATGATCGACGACGACGCCCTGTTCGCCGACGATCTGACCGCCGACGACATCCGCTCCCTGCTGACCTGA
- a CDS encoding SseB family protein, with translation MSSDQTNGSAFGRGVDKAPPTAAAELRRRMAASPAGFLRSAAWVPWKPAGTPEAGSVAHVMIRDKPFVPVFTDPAELAAGLPEAEGRPVPMSELVSALPEEFGIVVDPTSAAEANFLHADVLAQMRAQMQSGVPTSDD, from the coding sequence GTGAGTAGCGATCAGACCAACGGATCAGCCTTCGGCCGCGGCGTCGACAAGGCCCCGCCGACCGCGGCCGCCGAACTGCGACGGAGGATGGCTGCCTCGCCCGCGGGCTTCCTGCGCAGCGCGGCGTGGGTCCCCTGGAAGCCGGCGGGCACCCCGGAGGCCGGCAGCGTCGCCCACGTCATGATCCGGGACAAGCCGTTCGTGCCCGTCTTCACCGACCCGGCCGAACTCGCCGCCGGTCTGCCCGAGGCCGAGGGGCGTCCCGTGCCGATGTCCGAGCTCGTGTCCGCGCTGCCCGAGGAGTTCGGCATCGTGGTCGACCCGACGAGTGCTGCCGAAGCGAACTTCCTGCACGCCGACGTCCTCGCCCAGATGCGGGCGCAGATGCAGAGCGGTGTCCCGACCAGCGACGACTGA
- a CDS encoding DUF4395 domain-containing protein, whose protein sequence is MTTNTDTERGIDPRSPRFGAAITTVLLAATIVLTLIPETEVAGIVLLAVIVVLFAVGGIAGIRRHPYGALFRRVVRPRLAPPAELEAPEPPTFAQQVGLFVTAVALLLALLGVPYAAPIGAAVALVAAFLNAAFDVCIGCLLYVWLVRAGVFRPRRGVA, encoded by the coding sequence ATGACCACCAACACCGACACCGAACGCGGCATCGACCCGCGCTCCCCACGCTTCGGCGCAGCCATCACCACGGTGCTCCTCGCCGCGACGATCGTCCTCACGCTGATCCCCGAGACGGAGGTCGCCGGCATCGTGCTGCTCGCGGTCATCGTCGTGCTGTTCGCCGTCGGAGGCATCGCCGGCATCCGCCGACACCCCTACGGCGCGCTCTTCCGACGGGTCGTCCGCCCGCGCCTCGCCCCGCCCGCCGAACTCGAGGCCCCGGAACCGCCGACCTTCGCCCAGCAGGTCGGCCTCTTCGTGACCGCCGTCGCCCTGCTTCTCGCCCTGCTCGGCGTGCCGTACGCGGCCCCGATCGGAGCCGCGGTCGCCCTGGTCGCCGCGTTCCTCAACGCCGCCTTCGACGTCTGCATCGGCTGCCTGCTCTACGTGTGGCTGGTGCGCGCGGGCGTCTTCCGTCCGCGGCGCGGCGTCGCCTGA
- a CDS encoding DUF1653 domain-containing protein, with the protein MTDDVTPGRYRHFKGNDYEVLLVARDVETEEPVVVYQALYGEHGHWVRSLADFTAHVTRDGYDGPRFVPVGS; encoded by the coding sequence GTGACTGACGACGTGACACCTGGCCGGTACCGACACTTCAAGGGCAACGACTACGAGGTGCTCCTGGTCGCCCGTGACGTCGAGACCGAGGAGCCGGTGGTCGTCTACCAGGCCCTGTACGGCGAGCACGGCCACTGGGTCCGTTCGCTCGCCGACTTCACGGCGCACGTCACCCGAGACGGCTACGACGGGCCGCGGTTCGTGCCGGTCGGCAGCTGA